One region of Zingiber officinale cultivar Zhangliang unplaced genomic scaffold, Zo_v1.1 ctg207, whole genome shotgun sequence genomic DNA includes:
- the LOC122036775 gene encoding protein CHUP1, chloroplastic-like isoform X2, with product MPDRAGPSWSSATGEASPGGRRRGDRDLKNVVVKIGIAIMISFCGFAFSRFRVRFRRSPSPRASSSAGAGTELCGEDSRGCLEDDCRNLKISTDIPSATEVMVGLSPTSTSTDEGECFLLPEFNDFVKQEFEVATEKLEITLITNLREMVLSLQERERNLELQLLDYHVVKEQGAAVQELENRLKINATEAKMYMLKIYSLQAENQKLRAQVEEYSSVMKELEAARTEMKLLEHNLKIDQDQAKEALAVLLQKICFLKQMGQKNADAAALVERKLNRLYNLEGETMELRMINSRLSNEILNLKRELESTQTIASPVETVMEEALEEVNHLRKVNEKLMMEIEQLQTDRCTDVEELVYLKWINACLRYELRNYQPVTGKTVARDLSRSLSPMSEEKVKQLILEYSNLGSDERGLNILETDSEFSSSSQTSTEEPEDRSIDASSSTRYRTSRKAKFISKLKKIMLGKGNWISRISAIDKTSFANSESRGSFSTCSLDDVMRTDSYDSVSFMKDETAAVNLLAELDARTTESKHGKDPTRQINSRLSLDLQSIQKLDLEESREEKDTSIHEKAELKKFAYALRDARGMPKLKRRSSSCRY from the exons ATGCCTGATCGAGCGGGGCCATCTTGGAGTTCGGCGACGGGCGAAGCGTCGCCGGGTGGCCGTCGGAGAGGTGATAGGGATCTGAAGAATGTGGTCGTCAAGATCGGCATCGCCATTATGATTTCGTTCTGTGGATTCGCTTTCTCCCGGTTTCGGGTCCGCTTCCGCCGCTCGCCTTCTCCTCGAGCCTCGTCCTCAG CTGGTGCAGGTACGGAACTTTGCGGGGAGGACAGCCGGGGTTGCCTTGAAGATGACTGTCGTAACCTCAAG ATATCCACTGACATCCCTAGCGCCACTGAAGTCATGGTGGGATTGTCtcctaccagtactagcacagaTGAAGGAGAGTGCTTCCTGTTGCCCGAGTTTAATGATTTCGTGAAACAAGAATTTGAAGTGGCCACTGAGAAATTGGAAATCACGCTGATCACAAATCTTAGGGAGATGGTTTTGTCTCtccaggagagggagaggaatctTGAGCTTCAATTGTTAGATTATCATGTAGTGAAAGAGCAAGGAGCCGCTGTTCAAGAGCTTGAGAATCGGTTGAAGATCAATGCAACGGAGGCCAAGATGTACATGTTAAAGATTTACTCTTTGCAGGCTGAGAACCAGAAGTTGCGAGCTCAAGTGGAAGAGTACTCAAGTGTGATGAAAGAGCTCGAGGCTGCAAGAACTGAGATGAAACTTCTGGAGCATAATTTGAAGATTGATCAGGATCAAGCAAAAGAGGCATTGGCCGTCCTTCTCCAAAAGATCTGTTTTTTGAAACAAATGGGGCAGAAGAATGCAGATGCTGCTGCACTGGTCGAAAGGAAGTTGAATAGGTTGTACAATCTGGAAGGTGAGACTATGGAACTCAGGATGATCAATTCTAGGTTGTCAAATGAGATTTTGAACCTGAAAAGGGAGTTAGAGTCTACACAAACAATTGCATCTCCAGTTGAGACTGTAATG GAGGAAGCATTGGAGGAAGTCAATCACTTGAGGAAGGTGAATGAAAaattgatgatggagatagaacaGCTACAAACAGATAGGTGTACTGATGTTGAGGAGCTGGTGTATCTTAAGTGGATTAATGCATGCTTAAGATATGAGCTGAGGAACTATCAGCCAGTTACAGGAAAAACTGTTGCAAGAGATCTTAGCAGGAGCTTGAGTCCCATGTCAGAAGAGAAGGTCAAACAGCTCATACTGGAATACTCCAACTTGGGATCTGATGAGAGAGGTTTAAATATTCTTGAAACTGATTctgagttttcttcttcttcacaaacatcTACTGAAGAACCAGAAGATAGATCAATTGATGCCTCATCTTCAACAAGATATAGGACCTCAAGAAAAGCGAAGTTTATCAGCAAACTTAAGAAGATAATGCTGGGAAAAGGCAACTGGATCAGCAGAATTTCAGCAATAGATAAAACAAGCTTTGCAAATTCAGAAAGCAGAGGATCTTTCTCCACTTGTTCTTTGGATGATGTAATGCGAACAGATTCATACGATAGCGTATCGTTTATGAAAGATGAAACTGCCGCTGTAAATTTACTAGCAGAATTGGATGCACGGACAACTGAAAGCAAGCATGGTAAAGATCCTACCCGTCAAATTAACTCTAGGCTCTCTCTTGACTTGCAAAGCATACAGAAGCTCGATCTGGAAGAATCAAGAGAGGAAAAAGATACCAGCATCCATGAGAAAGCTGAATTAAAGAAATTTGCATATGCTTTGAGAGATGCGAGAGGGATGCCCAAATTGAAGAGAAGATCATCATC
- the LOC122036775 gene encoding protein CHUP1, chloroplastic-like isoform X1, which produces MPDRAGPSWSSATGEASPGGRRRGDRDLKNVVVKIGIAIMISFCGFAFSRFRVRFRRSPSPRASSSAAGAGTELCGEDSRGCLEDDCRNLKISTDIPSATEVMVGLSPTSTSTDEGECFLLPEFNDFVKQEFEVATEKLEITLITNLREMVLSLQERERNLELQLLDYHVVKEQGAAVQELENRLKINATEAKMYMLKIYSLQAENQKLRAQVEEYSSVMKELEAARTEMKLLEHNLKIDQDQAKEALAVLLQKICFLKQMGQKNADAAALVERKLNRLYNLEGETMELRMINSRLSNEILNLKRELESTQTIASPVETVMEEALEEVNHLRKVNEKLMMEIEQLQTDRCTDVEELVYLKWINACLRYELRNYQPVTGKTVARDLSRSLSPMSEEKVKQLILEYSNLGSDERGLNILETDSEFSSSSQTSTEEPEDRSIDASSSTRYRTSRKAKFISKLKKIMLGKGNWISRISAIDKTSFANSESRGSFSTCSLDDVMRTDSYDSVSFMKDETAAVNLLAELDARTTESKHGKDPTRQINSRLSLDLQSIQKLDLEESREEKDTSIHEKAELKKFAYALRDARGMPKLKRRSSSCRY; this is translated from the exons ATGCCTGATCGAGCGGGGCCATCTTGGAGTTCGGCGACGGGCGAAGCGTCGCCGGGTGGCCGTCGGAGAGGTGATAGGGATCTGAAGAATGTGGTCGTCAAGATCGGCATCGCCATTATGATTTCGTTCTGTGGATTCGCTTTCTCCCGGTTTCGGGTCCGCTTCCGCCGCTCGCCTTCTCCTCGAGCCTCGTCCTCAG CAGCTGGTGCAGGTACGGAACTTTGCGGGGAGGACAGCCGGGGTTGCCTTGAAGATGACTGTCGTAACCTCAAG ATATCCACTGACATCCCTAGCGCCACTGAAGTCATGGTGGGATTGTCtcctaccagtactagcacagaTGAAGGAGAGTGCTTCCTGTTGCCCGAGTTTAATGATTTCGTGAAACAAGAATTTGAAGTGGCCACTGAGAAATTGGAAATCACGCTGATCACAAATCTTAGGGAGATGGTTTTGTCTCtccaggagagggagaggaatctTGAGCTTCAATTGTTAGATTATCATGTAGTGAAAGAGCAAGGAGCCGCTGTTCAAGAGCTTGAGAATCGGTTGAAGATCAATGCAACGGAGGCCAAGATGTACATGTTAAAGATTTACTCTTTGCAGGCTGAGAACCAGAAGTTGCGAGCTCAAGTGGAAGAGTACTCAAGTGTGATGAAAGAGCTCGAGGCTGCAAGAACTGAGATGAAACTTCTGGAGCATAATTTGAAGATTGATCAGGATCAAGCAAAAGAGGCATTGGCCGTCCTTCTCCAAAAGATCTGTTTTTTGAAACAAATGGGGCAGAAGAATGCAGATGCTGCTGCACTGGTCGAAAGGAAGTTGAATAGGTTGTACAATCTGGAAGGTGAGACTATGGAACTCAGGATGATCAATTCTAGGTTGTCAAATGAGATTTTGAACCTGAAAAGGGAGTTAGAGTCTACACAAACAATTGCATCTCCAGTTGAGACTGTAATG GAGGAAGCATTGGAGGAAGTCAATCACTTGAGGAAGGTGAATGAAAaattgatgatggagatagaacaGCTACAAACAGATAGGTGTACTGATGTTGAGGAGCTGGTGTATCTTAAGTGGATTAATGCATGCTTAAGATATGAGCTGAGGAACTATCAGCCAGTTACAGGAAAAACTGTTGCAAGAGATCTTAGCAGGAGCTTGAGTCCCATGTCAGAAGAGAAGGTCAAACAGCTCATACTGGAATACTCCAACTTGGGATCTGATGAGAGAGGTTTAAATATTCTTGAAACTGATTctgagttttcttcttcttcacaaacatcTACTGAAGAACCAGAAGATAGATCAATTGATGCCTCATCTTCAACAAGATATAGGACCTCAAGAAAAGCGAAGTTTATCAGCAAACTTAAGAAGATAATGCTGGGAAAAGGCAACTGGATCAGCAGAATTTCAGCAATAGATAAAACAAGCTTTGCAAATTCAGAAAGCAGAGGATCTTTCTCCACTTGTTCTTTGGATGATGTAATGCGAACAGATTCATACGATAGCGTATCGTTTATGAAAGATGAAACTGCCGCTGTAAATTTACTAGCAGAATTGGATGCACGGACAACTGAAAGCAAGCATGGTAAAGATCCTACCCGTCAAATTAACTCTAGGCTCTCTCTTGACTTGCAAAGCATACAGAAGCTCGATCTGGAAGAATCAAGAGAGGAAAAAGATACCAGCATCCATGAGAAAGCTGAATTAAAGAAATTTGCATATGCTTTGAGAGATGCGAGAGGGATGCCCAAATTGAAGAGAAGATCATCATC